The DNA window attaatctttcGATAGTGAATGTATTGTCAGTGTTaaatgaatgacaactatgcacaattaaatttaaaattcaatttttacgTACATGACATAGATTTAACAGTGATAGAATATACACTGATCTAACAGTGATAAcgtatacactgtcaatgtatataaaattattcTAAATCAAATTTATATGTTTCTAAAATTCTTGCTAAGCGACACACTTGAACAATCAACAGTCCAAGGGGCTGTTGGTCACCAAAATGTCTTTAAAGTCTTGATCGAAGTGGGAGATTAAGGGTTCAATCCTTGCCTCTCACCGACCACTAATTGTGACTTCTCCCTGCCCTCTCCTTAAATTAGGTTAGAATAGATTATACAAACGGTTATCGTTActgataaaaattaaaaaaatatataaaaaggaCAAGCACTTGAACAGTACAACTTATTGTAGAAACAGAACATTAGATGAGTTCCCTCACCAGATGGGCCACCTAGTTAACACTATTCGACCTCAGAACTCAGAATTCTCGCCCATTTTCTTCATTTCAATTGCTAGATTTGTATCCTCccctttttatcttctcaaacAAACTCGCTACCCACCAATAATGCAGAAGTATTACTCGCTGGTACGTACACACGTCATCCCAAGAATTACCATTACTTTCAAATTTAATTGTGTTTTAGAAAGAAGGATAGTTTAATTGTTTATAGGACAAAAAATCTCAGCGATCACTGAACTATTGGTCCGATCATGTTTTGACCATCAAATTGTATTTCGTCAATAATTGATCACTAAACAATTTAATCAGTAAATTTGTAATCATTTGATAGATAATTACTTttactttgaaaaattaataatacACGTGGCAAAGTCCAGCAACTACTTGACCGTATTCTCCTCTTAATTTCTTTCCTCAAACAATCACCGAATGGAACATAATGTGGAGGGAAAAACAGAGACTCAATTGGGAGCCCTAAATCTTCAGCCACAAATCAAAGAAGCTGAAAAAGAATACAAAGAACATCGAGGAGCTCTCCTAAACCTATACCTAGATGCTCCTGCGGATTAACAGCAACAATGAAGACCTCATGGACAAATTGGAACCAGCAAGAAGATATGTGATATGCCCTTTAAGAGAGGTAAGATTTTTTCTAGAAATGACGCCTTTGCCAGAAGAAGAGCGACCTCTAAAAGCCGTCTTGTGGAGAAGCTCCCAGCCTGGGTTAAGAAACCTCATCCGGTGAACGAATCCTTTGTTGTCGGCTGATGAAGAAGCAATCTTGTCCGCAAATCCGTTGTCCCGAGTGGTGAGCAGCACTCTGCTGGCAGTTGGTTCTCGGGACGAAAGTGCAATGTAGAGGCACTACCAAGCATCGGCAGAGCAGACATCATCCAAAACAATCAAGACTCTCTTGGACTGCATGAACTAGTAATGCTTCTGAGCCAAGTCCAAGTCTGAAAATGGGGCCATGTCATTCCCTGGCTCGGCAGACATGTTGCAGCAGCAAATCCTCCAAAATTTTTCTGGTGCGGAAGTCCTTACCCATTGGAGCCCAAGCAAAGCAATCAAAATGGCGGCAGACGGAGCAGTCCCCATATACCTTTTGGGCGAGAGTTGCATAGTTATTGAACAAAATTGCTTTCATGTTTTGCCACTTTGTATTGCTAATTTCACAGATTAAAAGTAATTATCACCAAATAATTTCACAGATTAAAAGTAATTATCACCAAATGATCAACGATTTAATAATTAAGTTATTTAGTAATCAATTACTgatgaaaaatagtttgatggccAAAATATGATCCGACCAATAGTTTAGTGACCGTTGAGATTTTTTGCCTTTGTTTATATTGCCCAAGCTACACGATCCAAGCTATCCGAGGCTCAATAACTAACAATTCCAAGTGAATGGCAATGCAACTGTAAATCCGATCTGCATCGTCAAATTCCACTTTGCCAAATAGACAAAATTGAGTTAATCGGCTTAATGGATGCTCCAATCATTTACATTCCTTAGCTTCAGCcgaaaggaaaaacaaaaagctGCACACTTGACAATGCCATATTCgatgttttcttttttgtctaTGAGAATGCCCGAACCAGTACACGTATAACGTACATATCTACATTGGTACAACTCACAAAACAGACTGCAGAACGAAAAATTGATGCACGCCCTCATTATCTATATTCAAAAACTACCTACTACTAAAGAGTACCCCATACTTTGCAGTCCTGTACACTACTGGCCAGTCCATTAGATCACATTTAATGAAGGATACAAAGGCAAAAAACAGTTAGAAACGGGGAAGACATATTGGGCAGCCAGCTCTGAGACACAGGTTCACGACCTCCAGAATGCATCAGGGTCATTACTGTACAATGTCCGATCTTGGACCTCAAGGTTTGCCACATGATAATTAATCAGCCGCGCCTGGAATATTTTACACAGGAGCAGTCCAGAAGGAAGCATCCACCATCCACTTTCATCCCTGCAACAGCACAACACAGGTTAAATTCTGCTAATAACAGAGACATAAGCCATTCAGTTGCTGATTGCAACTTCAGAAACAAGAGATCCTTACAGGGTAAAATTCCAGGATTGAATGTTCCAATGCTTTTTATTTGATGAGGATTGGGTCTTAAAATGGACAAATCCGCATACAAATGCAACCACCTGATATCAACCACAAAAAAGACAATAAGCATCATATTTAAGGAGCATAGACAAGTGGAACCTTATCATGAAACGGCAGACAAATACATTTGACACAGAAGATTTGAACTTTGACGACCTCTCCCATAATCTCAATGAACAAGAAAAAGTGAAGTGTGGATTTCTTTCAAGAATCTAGAGAGGCCAAGCTGCATGGTGTCAAGTGTAAGTTTCTTTCAGCATCCGCGGCAGTAATCAATTAAGGAAAAGATCCGTATTTAAATTATGCAAGTCAAATTTAGATAAGGATTACACATACCGTGCACTTGCATAATGCTAGTGCTTAAACCTTTTCTAACTTCAGACCAGTTTAAATGTTCAAGAAAAAGATCGAAAGGACATGTATAAATAGTAGTAGTCATAGGTCTTATGAATGAATAGTTCATATGGGTGTATTCGAGAATCGAGAGTTTCAGGAAAAATTATGGTACCAAGTTCATCAATTAACACACACTCAAAGTGAATACAGGTCAAATAATGGGAAAAAGGCAGAGATTTTTTCTTTAGGGGGAGGCAATCGGTACAATGCTACTTACAACATTTATCACTGAGGTAATATTCCATAGTGCATATCCACGCATGAAACCTGCTGAGCGCCTAGGTCCATGACTGAATAATGCATTGATTCCTGCTGGGAATGGAAGAAGAATGCCGAGAGGAAGAATAAACAAGACCAAAAAGAAGTCCAACACTGAACTGGAGTATAGCTGAAGCAGAGTAAGCAAGACTAAGCTAACATCTCCTAGAAGAAGCACTGATGTTACCAAACCGACAAGATCCTGCAATAATTCAAACAAGTGAGAAAGACAGCCTTATTTATGCTCAGAGACATGCATGTgctcagagagagagagagctcctAAATCAGAAAAGTTTCCTAAAAGATGGTTGGGCAGGTAAAATCATGCCTGATGTCCTATGGGTTTTGTATTGCGAATTATATAGTAGAAAGGAAAACTAATAGTCATCTTCTCATTAAGCATCCGAAGGTTCTTGGTGATCAAAATTTCTTCAGATATCCTTTTATGTGATATTGCAGGTTCATTGACTCTCACAAGATCCAGTGCTTTCCTCCAACGAGTACCCGGCAAGCTGCACAGTTAAACAAAAAGGAGAAGTTAGGGACCTCAATTTCAGGTATCAATGAtatttgaatatatatatatatatatatatgagtttGTTACCTTGACTGTTTCTCAAGTAAGCTATGTTTATCTGGTCTATCAACTGCAGATCTTAAAGCTTCACTTTCAATAGCGCATACAAGAAGTCCAAACTGGCGATAACCAGAAGCTGAAGGTTGGAAGCAAGCCAGATCAACACGCACACCATGGGATTTCAATGTGGGATTTGCATGTGTCTCTAGCCAACAGATAACTGGATTAAAAGTGGCCCTGAAATGACCACGGCGAACTAGACGCAACTGGGCATTTAGACCAGCCACTAGTCGGTACCATATTGTAGGTGGAACTGACTGCAATGTGGAGCTAAGAACAGTCAGTGGGCCTTCAGCAGAACCACAAGCAGAAAAGAAAGGGATACAATTTGATTCAACAGAACCCTAGTAGCAATCATGGTAATCAGCATCTGAGAGTAACCTGGCTTATTAGGCAAGTAAGAATGTTATCACTCTGAAGAGAGAAAGGAGCCATATAAGATCCATCTCCCCCAAAAACAACAGACATTGGAAATCTCTGATGAAGACGAGGAGGGAGGTCATCCCTTTTTTCATCACCGCCAAGGAAAAAATCCACATATGCAAGCATTAGATCAGAAGTTGCAGCAACCTACAAGAGGAGAGACTGATCATCAACTCCTCAAGAAAATACATAGGCTATGAGAGAGAAGAAATTTGTAAATAAAGGAAGATCAATGCTATTAAAATTAGCTTTTACGTTATCTATATTGGAAATATAGGTTTGGGAGAAAACATTGACATTTAGCCCAGCTACATTAGTGTGATCTTTTCTTATGGCACTAAAAGGCCTGTGCTTAAGTACAGAGCCAGTGACAGATTAAAAGAACTATTTGGTTGGCAAGAAAGGGGGAAGTCATTCTcaacgaaaaaaaagaaaaagaaagcactATACCCCTAACCATAGAAACCGGTCGTTTTATGGCTGTACATAATTAAATGCATCAAACAGACCCAATAAGCAATTTTAAGAACAAAAGGTATGATGCAATCAACAATGAGCTCAAGAAGCCCATTGAATTACATAATAAAACCACTAGTCTGTGTTGGACATGGTTTCTCATGAATTTTTCCTGTTGAAGCCCTAGCATCCTTAGCCAAAGTTAATTCAAAGGTGACTGTGAAACACTTAAATGGCTGTGACTACGCCATAATGCAGCATCTCGTTCCATAGCACCAAAATGGCACATTCTTGGCTGGTGCTATGCATAATGCTACCTGCTGTTCCACCATAGCAGTAGTTCCAAAACTTCCAGTTTTTATGCTTTTGCCAGACAAATATCTAGTTCTTGATCTGCTCACAGTATCAGTGATCAAGTCATAGCAAAGGATTCCAGGGTTTAAGCATTTTAAATTCTCCATTGCCGTTCTCTCACCTTTTTCACACTTCTTTCAATACGAGGAAAATTTCtggagggaaaaaaattttctgaataactaataaaatttcAATATCTTTTTCCAATAATGAAATGTGCTAAAACTCGTAATTCAACTCCTAACAACCCCACCTTTCCCAGCCGCAAcagaattttcaaagttggaacTCTATGAGGATACAATAACAATAGTCTTGCTTAAGAATATGATTGAAATCCTTCATCGGTAACTCCCATGTCACCCTCATCTTTGATGTACTTATTCAGGAGTGAAAGACAAACTTCCAAAATCAATGCAACTATTGTAACTAAGACCTGAAATCAATGCAAGTTCATAGACCAACAAGCTAATTGATATTCACAAATTGTCAATGAGGAAGAAGTGGTTTTGATGAACCTTCAGTCCTTCATACAAAGCACGTGAACGGCAAGAGCGCAAGCAAGCATGATCATATTCTGATCGAACAAATTCACGTAGTTGTTGTATCTTTTTCTTCCGGCAGAACTGAAGCCATGACCAGGCAAGCGGGTacataaaaacagaaaaaatgcTATAAACTGAACCTTCCCACCAATGGTAATAAGCTAAACAGTTGATTTCATCCACAAATCTGTTAAAGGCATCCTCATATCTGCAAAATAAAAGCCATAGCAGAAGGATTCAATTCATTCCAATAATTTAAAGAAACGATACATTCAGCTAGCAACTATCCACATCAGCTTCAGCAAAACTTCCAGCTTCAAAGGATTTGAGCTAAACACAGAAAGTCGAAGAAAAAAATGTATAGCATTTATACTCTGGGAGGAACAATGATAGAAAACTTACACAATTTCTATTACTTCCTTAGGTGGCGAATGATGAAGATGCCAGGGTTCCCAAAAAGTGTTGGCTCCCATGAAATACATTCTGTGCACATGACTTTGTGACTCCTCAGTTCGATTGGTTTCTAAAACCTAAGACAACAAACATTTATCATGCTTAGGATACCCAAATGATGAAGATGGCAAATTATGTACAAGTTAAGCATGAATGCAATTGAAACAGAAGAAGCATCTGAAATGAGGACAGCAATATTAAAGCAAACCCAACCTCATTCAGTGACTCTAAGAAGGGGAATGAGCGATCAATTGGTGAGGCCCGGCGAGTAGGCACACGGTCTGGTAATTCATCTGCGCAGACAAATTTCATCCTAGCTATGCTTAAAACGAGAGCTAACAGAACAAGGAGACTTAGGAGGATAAAACCGAATAACCATGGTCCACCAAAAGCATAAATCAAGTCTTCAAGGGCTGTATAACAGTTTGGCATGTGATATCTATCCGAGACACACATGTATGGGCAAGGCGTTTCAGTAACACCTCCTGTATAAAAGTGAAAGTCATAAGAAGTATGTACAGCCATGTAAAAAAAGTAGTTCAATGAGTTCACTAATGCATATCATGTTTCAAAATTTACATCATAATACTAAAAATGTCAAAACTAAAAGACAGAATGTTAAACTATATTGTATTACACATCTTCGAGTCAACGAATGCAGACAGGCCAGGGAATCTTCAATTGAAggagaaaaagggaagaaaggtTGCATGATTGCATTGCAAGCAAATGGAACACCAATAATAATACCTCGAACAGCAACATATGTAGCACGTCGTGGAAGCTCATGAAATGGGCATTTATGACAAAGGGCTTGATCAGATCCACTTACATTCTTGTATGTTCCAATTGGGCATTCCTGTACcattttaaaaattgaaaatgcaGCTTTACAGAATAAACCAAAAGAAACACCAATACAGTAAAACTAGTTAGGGCTGAAATCGAAGATGTGGGATGTCCATCATGACTACAAGGCAAGAAATAAGTGCTCAAAGATGGTGGGTAAGTTTAGGCATCAAAAAGCAACTTGATTTATGCATTAGATAAACAGCACAAAGATGATCACCTTGACAGTTTGAATGAACATGAGGAGCCATAAGATATGAAAATTAATTCCAATTGTAAGTGTCAAAAGGCTTACCAAGAATTATCTAGAAAATGTGAGAGTGTATTTGACAGAGCCACTCATTGAAGTTGAAAGTGTATTTCAAAGAGTTTCCTATTATAGTTGAAAGTGTACTTTGTGCAGAATCCAACTTTAGGTGTTCAAAATTTCATTGTTCTCTAAGCACCCAAGAGAACCAAGTTTAGCAAAAGCAGCAACGAACCTGACAAAATATCCCATACAGCCCTTTTGGGCATGCTTTTCCACTGACTGTTCCATTTTCCCCATTTTGACCCATACCTCGACCAAATCCTCCTCTGCAATTCCATCATCAGACATGCACCCCGTTAGTAGCGAGCACAGTAGAAGACAAAAGAATTTCCTCCAGAATATTGGAAGATACACCCtttactcctttttttttttaacacccAATGCCAGTTGAAAACTACATCAAAAGAATCCACTGAACTCTGGTATTTGAAAACTTGGAAAAAAGACTTAAGTTCAAAGACCTATAATCTTATGCTGAAAAGAATAGTTAAACTTGAAGTTCTTAGATTAATTTTCCAAAGGTTCAAGCTCCCTTTAGAAATCCCTCAAATCAAATTCAGGTGGAAATAACAAATCGTACTAAAAAAATCCAAGGGTTAAATGTTAATAAAACAGTAATCAAAGGAGCATGAAGGGTTCAAAACAAACCCAATATTGATGGTTCCTTTTACAATAGCTGCGGGCAGATATTCATCTCCCATGGACATGTCTGACCAATGAAAGTGAACCCttccaccacctccaccaccaccattACTACTGCCCAATCCCCCAACAACTGAAATGGCAGAGGAATCACCAAGTGCCAAATTatgaagaaatagaagaatgGTTCCTCCGGATCCACCCCCACCACCTGCTTCTGAAATGGTCTCACCCTCTAGCTTTCTACTATATTTTGCCTTGTTCTCTCCATTTGCTTGAAGTGAACCATAGACAGACAAAAGTGACAACGAATGCTCCAGTGAACCCATAACTGACACAAGAAAGCGAGAATCAAAGGATTATCAAGATGCGTTCAATCTAAGTAACCTGAGCATGGCATGTCAATGGCCAGAATTCTACATCAGTTtgcaaaaataataaagaatatTATATGTGAATCTATTAAAAAGTGTAACTAGTGAGTGACAAAAAACCACCTGTGGTCTTCTTAACAAAACTTTTTAACTGTATAAAGTGAGGCAATACCTTGAGACATTAagatggaaaagaaaaggatcaATGCTGAAAGGGCAATCAATCAAGTTTAACATATCGCATGTAATATTCAgaactaaaaaaacaaaaaaaacaaaaagcacTAAGCTCAGATAGAGAGAGTGAGACGATACAACTGGACCTTCCACTAGTCCCTCTCAATTAAAAAAATGCAAATGTGAAATATTCTTTTTGACGGTCTAAATGTGTTAAAAATGCATCTGATGATGAAAAACAAACAACACTATGAAGATTCTCATCTATAATTTCAGCCACAGATCTCAGCTAGTTCCGTAACTGATAATAAGGAAGCAATAACAGCAACATTCAGATCCTAAGAAGTTCAAGCCAACAAGCAAGTTTTGAAAGCAAGtcattgaaattttgatttcCTATAATTTTTAAACCATAAACACCTGAGCCAGACGCTAAGTATGATCCTGGAATCATAATAAAGCCTTGTTCTGAAAGAATTATGACACAactccagattttttttttttaaaggtaaACTACACTTTGCTCCGTCAAACTATTCTCTTATAACATGTTGTACCCTTGAAATGTCAATTGCATCAATCGCCCATCTGAGCTATTCCATACAATCAAATACCTCCAGATAATGTGGGTTGATGACAAAGATCACGTAATCAAACATGCACCTAAAAGATATACAAGATTTGAAATGTGAAAGAGGTGTTGCGTGTTAGGAATATTCTTGATCAAATTGTAAAGTACAAGTAAAACTAGTTTGACTCAGATTAACCGTTTAAGGAGGCAACTGATGTAATAAATCGTTTAAACAAGCAAATTGAGATAAGGTCATTTTTCCAGTGGTTCAGTGTAATCTACCATTCTAAATATATTCTTCAAAATTTATTTCTTTCAAAAAGCTTACCAATGATACCACCACCAGCAGCTGCATCAGGTAAACTATCATTTCCACTTCCACTACCAAGTTGACAAGGCAAATCAGCATCACCATAAACACTACCACCAGCAATGTAACTGCCATCATAGAATGTATCCCCACCCCTACCACCATGTCCTGCTCCACTACTTAGACCACTGGGCAAAACTTCACCTCTTCCCAAGCCACCAATACAGCCTGCATATTCCAATCAAGGGAACATGCTTCATACAATTCCACGATAAATCACTTGCAGCTTGTTTCAAGAATCTTGTAATTTCATtagagaaaaaatgaagaaatctTGAAGCAGAGACAGTAACAAAAAATAAAGTGAGAGACTGGCAGACAAGGCATACCCAGCCCAGATGCACTTATTTCTCCTGAGGGTTTTACAACTACTGTTCTGACCCAGTGAAAGTGAATAATGGATCCTTCTACAAGGCCTTCAACAATTACATCTTCGACACGACATATCTGCACAAGCAACTTACTATGAACTTTAGTCTAAAAATATGCAAAAAGCTTAAAAGTCGCAACACCTCCCTAGACCAAGCAAATCGAATCTTCAAACTAATGTATAGAATAGGCTTCACTCAGGCACAAGTTAATAAGGCTCCTTGGGAGACCCTTTGCTCTTCAATCTTTCATGAGCCTTACCCAAGGCTCAGTctcattaaaataatatttctctACTTCTAAATATACTCTGGTTTTGAGTGTTGAATCTTTTAAATACCTGAAGAGTGAAGGACAAAGATGCATTCACATTGCAATCCTCAGGTGGATGAAGCAATTCCACAGGGCAATCCCGTAGATGACACTGAAGGTTTGAAGCCCTGAAAACAAGGAATTAACAAGCATCTCAAACCATTACAGAAAAGTTGCAGATGAGAAGAGAAAAATATAAAAGGAGAAGAGGGGGAGGAGCCACAGAAAGAGAGGTCAAGTACAATGAAATCTGCACTTACATATAACTTTTACTTGCATTTTGCATGGGCCCTCTTAGAACAGATCCAGGCCCAACCTTCACATGATAAGAGAGAGATTTACATAAGGCTACGTCCCACAAATGATATTCGACAGCATAACATTCTAAATTTAGAATAATGCCTATATATGCAGCATGGACACATTTCATACCTCGTAAATGCCTAAAATGACCTATGGATTGGAGAACATCATCACAAGGTACATCATTTGTCAACAAATAATAGGCACAAAGAAAAACATGGAGTCTTTACAATAGTTTAGACACATGCTACTAATGATTGATACCACAATCCTATAAAGAGATGACAGAGATGTCCTGATCTCCTACTCCTTCCTAAACTTAAATTCCACTCAACATTTCAACATTTTTCAGCTCTGAGGCTTTTTCAAGAACACAAGACAAGCAAGAAAAACTATAAGGTCCAATCATGATTGACTATGTCCATTTTAACTTCACCCAGTCTTACATTAGGTCCTCCCATACTACCGTTTGCAAATTTCTCATTATTTTAAATCCTTTGGAGAAGAAGTTTTAAGTTTCCTTTTATAAAATATTGCTCTTAGCGATCTAGACAAACAAACTACAAGTAATTATCTCAATTTTAAGTATTGTACACCTGGGAGAGTTGTATTATGGGAAGAACATGATTTGGAATCCAAGGTGGACATACCATGTTTTTCCCACTTCGCATATAACAACAATGCCAGTTCAAACTGGGATAGAACACATGGCAATTAACTAATCCAGCATATAATTACTTTTTAGTGATTTCTTCCCTTCAACTCTTCCCCTACTTAAATGTTTCAGTTTTTCAGTAACCCTCAAACTCCAATTATTATTCGCAATCCGACAGCCactttatttttggaaaaagctGTCTTGTTAGAAGAGGACAAGGTAACTCATATGGTGAACTGAAAACATACAAACAACCTATTTGTGGAAGGAAAGAATAGAAACATTAAGTTCTTAATGAGATAGCACGCCTAGAAAGCAATAGTTGATATTAAGTTCTTAATAAGATAGCATACTTAGAAAGCAATACTTGACAAGGCAGAATACAAGTTCCAGAGATAAGGTACAGGGCCTAACCAATTCAGCCAGTCACTGGGCCATATAACGTAGGATTTGACGCACAGTAAAATGAGGTTTTTAGTGTAAATTAGGAATAGTAAATgtttcaccaaaattttatctttgGGCCTCAAGGTTCAAAGTAAAGCGTGATATTATCTGTTTATATTTCTAAGATTATAAATGTCCGGAGATTATGGGGCTGAGAATTAGCAAGGAGTAGGACCAAAGCAGTGGCTACTACAAGAATGGGAGGTTTCTGAGCTTTCACTTATCCCAAGAATTTGAACTAATGAACGCATTGAAAattgcttttattttatttgtttgacATCACAGAAAAAACTAGTTAGTTATTGGGGTCCAAATAAAGCAGGAACTAATTAAATCTAACCAAACTGAACTCTCAAATAATCTCAAATAGGTTAAACTAAGAAGACATAAAAGATGAATCAAGCTGTGCTTCTAATCTGCAAAAAAAAGAATCTCTAATGGAATTAGTTTCCACaacttgaagaaaaaaatttctgaCCAGCCAATAGAAAAATGCCAACAGATTAGCTACAGGAAAAACCaagaagtgtgcaaatgtaCTTCTACtgatttaaatttattaaaacaaaaaaaaaactgcataGTAACAACATTTTGGAAACTAAAGTTCAAAGACCTATCAACAAGTGGAAGCAAGTGTCAGCAATCACAAAGGTATGTTTGAAAACCCTTTTCAACAGCATGAGAGTCACTCATCCATAAACTACAACAAGCCTCAACAGATATGCTTTTTGCCCATTTAGAAAACTTCAAATTGCATCACTTTCcacaaaaagaataaaaagcaGAAGGCAAAGATCTTGGGTCAAATGCAGGACAAAACATCTTCCAACAAAAGCCAGTTCTTCAAAAACAATGTACCCAATGCTTAGGTTATATATGAG is part of the Coffea eugenioides isolate CCC68of chromosome 6, Ceug_1.0, whole genome shotgun sequence genome and encodes:
- the LOC113773152 gene encoding uncharacterized protein LOC113773152; translation: MHLLVFRRLFEMPPLFFRRLTFLLTFHLTILNPSFPSASASPSDFSIIDYDAASDLFHRDYSPPTPAPPHPPPLSCEDLKGIGSLNTTCQLNYSLNFTNDIYVPGDGNLFILQGVVLACPSSGCSIVVNITGEFRLNPSAKIVAGSVYIEAGNATLFTGSVINSTALGGEPSIITGTPTEAQGAGGGYGGRGASCVMDNKKLPEDVWGGDAYGWDWLMEPWSYGSKGGTTSKEDDYGGKGGGRIWIQVKDSVDVSGVLLADGGDGGTKGGGGSGGSIYVKTRKMTGSGRISASGGNGFAGGGGGRVSVNAVSRHDDPTLLVHGGRSFGCPTNAGAAGTFYDAVPRRLMINNQNMSTDTDTLLLAFPNQPLWTNVYILNRARATVPLLWSRVQVQGQLSLSCGAALTFGLVHYALSEFELMAEELLMSDSVIKIYGALRMSVKIYLMLNSKMLINGDGDAIVATSLLEASNLVVLKGSSMIHSNANLGVHGQGSLNLTGPGDLIEAQHLVLSLFYSISVGPGSVLRGPMQNASKSYMASNLQCHLRDCPVELLHPPEDCNVNASLSFTLQICRVEDVIVEGLVEGSIIHFHWVRTVVVKPSGEISASGLGCIGGLGRGEVLPSGLSSGAGHGGRGGDTFYDGSYIAGGSVYGDADLPCQLGSGSGNDSLPDAAAGGGIIVMGSLEHSLSLLSVYGSLQANGENKAKYSRKLEGETISEAGGGGGSGGTILLFLHNLALGDSSAISVVGGLGSSNGGGGGGGRVHFHWSDMSMGDEYLPAAIVKGTINIGGGFGRGMGQNGENGTVSGKACPKGLYGIFCQECPIGTYKNVSGSDQALCHKCPFHELPRRATYVAVRGGVTETPCPYMCVSDRYHMPNCYTALEDLIYAFGGPWLFGFILLSLLVLLALVLSIARMKFVCADELPDRVPTRRASPIDRSFPFLESLNEVLETNRTEESQSHVHRMYFMGANTFWEPWHLHHSPPKEVIEIVYEDAFNRFVDEINCLAYYHWWEGSVYSIFSVFMYPLAWSWLQFCRKKKIQQLREFVRSEYDHACLRSCRSRALYEGLKVAATSDLMLAYVDFFLGGDEKRDDLPPRLHQRFPMSVVFGGDGSYMAPFSLQSDNILTCLISQSVPPTIWYRLVAGLNAQLRLVRRGHFRATFNPVICWLETHANPTLKSHGVRVDLACFQPSASGYRQFGLLVCAIESEALRSAVDRPDKHSLLEKQSSLPGTRWRKALDLVRVNEPAISHKRISEEILITKNLRMLNEKMTISFPFYYIIRNTKPIGHQDLVGLVTSVLLLGDVSLVLLTLLQLYSSSVLDFFLVLFILPLGILLPFPAGINALFSHGPRRSAGFMRGYALWNITSVINVVVAFVCGFVHFKTQSSSNKKHWNIQSWNFTLDESGWWMLPSGLLLCKIFQARLINYHVANLEVQDRTLYSNDPDAFWRS